A genomic segment from Kiritimatiellia bacterium encodes:
- the nifJ gene encoding pyruvate:ferredoxin (flavodoxin) oxidoreductase translates to MDSSKIVIMDGNEAAAYIAHKTNEVCAIYPITPSSNMGEWADQWSAEGRTNIWGSVPTVIEMQSEAGAAGAVHGALQTGALTTTFTAAQGLLLMIPNMYKIAGELTPTVFHVSARTVATHALSIFGDHSDVMAVRQTGFAMLASASVQEVMDMALIAQASTLESRVPFLHFFDGFRTSHEVQKIELVTDDVIRAMIPEERVLEHRRRALSPDRPVIRGTAQNPDFFFQAREACNPFYQRCPAVVQAMMDRFAQLTGRSYRLFDYYGAPDADRVIVIMGSAAETVWDTVRALNRGGAKVGVVRVRLYRPFSTDAFIAALPASVRAIAVLDRTKEPGAAGEPLYQDVVTALGERAAAGRLPFALPRVIGGRYGLSCKEFTPAMAKAVFDELAKPEPKNRFTVGIRDDVTHTSLEYDPSFIIEPDHVVRAMFFGLGADGTVGANRNSIKIIGEETDMYAQGYFVYDSKKAGSRTVSHLRFGPEPIPAPYLIESANFVACHQFVFLDQVDILKYAKPGAVFLLNSSPWKPEEVWDHLPRKVQQEIIEKKLKFYAIDGSRVAIEAGMGSRVNTIMQTCFFAISGVLPRDEAIAKIKAAIRKTYGRKGEEIVQKNFRAVDMTLEHLREIPVPAAPTSTRELPPPVPESAPPFVREVLAPIIAGRGDEVPVSRIPPDGTFPTATTQWEKRNISLFVPVWDAELCIQCGNCALVCPHSCIRAKRVPPEALAGAPEGFLSAEWKDPQRPGLRYVLGIAIEDCTGCALCVEACPKKSKEQVGRKAINMAEKEPIHERGRRHWDFFLSLPDTDRAELDLSSVRDVQFARPLFEFSGACTGCGETPYVRILSQLFGDRALIANATGCSSIYGGNLPTTPWCTDANGRGPTWSNSLFEDNAEFGFGFRLTIDQHRAYAAELLGRLRESIGGDLVEALLQAPQRTEADIAAQRARVAELRRRIAGLSSPEARQLDAIADNLVRRSVWLVGGDGWAYDIGYGGLDHVLASGRNVNALVLDTEVYSNTGGQASKATPRGAVAKFAASGKPAAKKDLGMMAMCYGNIYVARVALGANPRQTLQAFLEAEAYDGPSLIIAYSHCIAHGINMQKGLEQQKLAVQSGHWLLYRYNPELAAQGKSPLILDSRAPSIPLKAYAYNETRFKMLAMSRPQEAERLLQLAQADVERRWQLYQRWMAEDAKAAESPARA, encoded by the coding sequence ATGGACAGCAGCAAAATCGTCATTATGGACGGCAACGAGGCCGCCGCGTACATCGCGCACAAGACCAACGAAGTCTGCGCAATTTATCCGATTACGCCATCGTCGAACATGGGCGAGTGGGCGGACCAGTGGTCGGCTGAAGGGCGCACCAACATTTGGGGGTCGGTGCCCACGGTCATCGAGATGCAGAGCGAGGCGGGCGCAGCAGGTGCGGTCCATGGCGCGCTGCAGACCGGCGCGCTGACGACGACGTTCACTGCGGCGCAGGGACTGCTGTTGATGATCCCGAACATGTACAAGATCGCGGGGGAGCTGACGCCGACGGTTTTCCACGTGTCGGCGCGGACGGTGGCGACCCATGCGCTGTCGATCTTTGGCGATCATTCGGATGTGATGGCGGTACGGCAAACGGGATTTGCGATGCTGGCGTCGGCCTCCGTGCAGGAAGTCATGGACATGGCCCTGATCGCGCAGGCCTCCACGCTGGAGTCGCGGGTGCCGTTTCTGCACTTCTTCGACGGTTTTCGCACCTCGCACGAGGTGCAGAAAATCGAGCTGGTGACGGACGACGTGATCCGGGCGATGATTCCGGAGGAGCGAGTGCTGGAGCATCGCCGGCGGGCGCTGTCGCCCGACCGGCCGGTGATACGGGGAACCGCGCAGAACCCTGATTTCTTCTTCCAGGCGCGCGAGGCGTGCAACCCGTTTTATCAGCGGTGTCCGGCGGTGGTGCAGGCGATGATGGACCGCTTCGCGCAGCTGACCGGCCGCTCGTACCGGCTCTTCGACTACTATGGGGCTCCGGACGCGGACCGGGTGATCGTGATCATGGGGTCGGCCGCGGAAACGGTATGGGACACGGTCCGCGCGTTGAACCGCGGCGGCGCGAAGGTTGGGGTGGTGCGGGTGCGGCTGTATCGGCCGTTTTCCACCGACGCCTTCATCGCGGCGCTGCCGGCGAGCGTGCGGGCGATCGCGGTGTTGGACCGCACGAAGGAGCCTGGCGCGGCGGGCGAGCCGCTGTATCAGGATGTGGTGACCGCGCTGGGTGAGCGTGCAGCGGCCGGGCGGTTGCCGTTTGCGCTGCCGCGCGTGATCGGGGGCCGCTATGGGCTCTCGTGCAAGGAGTTCACGCCGGCGATGGCGAAGGCGGTGTTCGACGAGCTGGCGAAGCCGGAGCCGAAGAATCGCTTCACAGTGGGCATTCGTGACGACGTCACGCACACGAGCCTGGAGTACGACCCCTCCTTCATCATTGAGCCGGACCACGTTGTGCGCGCGATGTTCTTTGGACTGGGCGCGGATGGCACGGTCGGCGCGAACCGGAACTCGATCAAGATCATCGGCGAAGAGACCGACATGTACGCGCAGGGCTACTTCGTGTACGACTCAAAGAAGGCCGGCTCGCGGACGGTGTCGCATCTCCGCTTCGGACCGGAGCCGATTCCGGCGCCGTATCTGATCGAGTCTGCGAACTTTGTCGCCTGCCACCAGTTCGTGTTTCTCGACCAGGTGGACATCCTGAAGTACGCGAAGCCCGGCGCGGTGTTTCTGTTGAACTCGAGTCCCTGGAAGCCGGAAGAAGTGTGGGACCACCTGCCGCGGAAGGTGCAGCAGGAGATCATCGAGAAGAAGCTGAAGTTTTACGCGATTGACGGCTCCCGGGTTGCGATCGAGGCGGGGATGGGCAGCCGCGTGAACACAATCATGCAGACGTGTTTCTTTGCGATTTCGGGCGTGCTGCCGCGGGACGAGGCGATCGCGAAGATCAAGGCCGCGATCCGGAAGACCTACGGGCGCAAAGGGGAGGAGATCGTTCAGAAGAACTTCCGTGCGGTGGACATGACGCTGGAGCACCTGCGGGAGATTCCGGTGCCGGCCGCCCCAACAAGCACGCGGGAGCTGCCGCCGCCGGTGCCGGAGTCCGCCCCGCCCTTTGTGCGCGAGGTGCTGGCGCCGATCATCGCGGGGCGGGGCGACGAGGTGCCGGTCAGCCGGATTCCGCCGGACGGGACGTTTCCCACCGCGACGACGCAGTGGGAGAAGCGGAACATTTCGTTGTTTGTGCCGGTCTGGGATGCCGAGCTGTGCATCCAGTGCGGGAACTGCGCGCTGGTGTGCCCGCACTCCTGCATTCGCGCGAAGCGGGTGCCGCCGGAGGCGCTGGCGGGTGCGCCGGAGGGCTTTCTCTCTGCGGAGTGGAAGGACCCGCAGCGGCCGGGGTTGCGGTACGTGCTGGGGATCGCGATCGAGGATTGCACCGGCTGTGCGCTGTGCGTGGAGGCCTGTCCGAAGAAAAGCAAGGAGCAAGTCGGCCGGAAGGCGATCAACATGGCCGAGAAGGAGCCGATCCACGAACGGGGCCGTCGCCACTGGGACTTTTTCCTCTCGCTGCCCGACACCGATCGAGCCGAGCTGGACTTGAGCTCCGTTCGTGACGTGCAGTTTGCGCGGCCGCTGTTTGAGTTTTCCGGTGCCTGCACCGGCTGTGGGGAGACGCCATATGTGCGGATCCTCAGCCAGCTGTTCGGCGATCGTGCGCTGATCGCGAACGCGACCGGTTGTTCCTCAATTTACGGGGGCAACCTGCCGACCACGCCCTGGTGTACCGATGCGAATGGCCGGGGACCGACGTGGTCGAATTCGCTGTTCGAGGACAACGCGGAGTTTGGGTTCGGCTTTCGGCTGACGATCGATCAGCATCGTGCCTATGCGGCGGAACTGCTCGGCCGGCTGCGCGAGTCGATCGGCGGGGATCTGGTGGAGGCGCTGCTGCAGGCGCCGCAGCGGACGGAGGCGGACATCGCCGCGCAGCGGGCGCGGGTTGCGGAGCTGCGGCGCCGTATTGCCGGCCTGTCGTCGCCGGAGGCGCGACAGCTCGATGCGATTGCGGACAACCTGGTGCGCCGCAGCGTTTGGCTGGTGGGCGGGGACGGTTGGGCGTACGACATCGGTTACGGGGGACTGGACCACGTGCTGGCGAGCGGTCGGAACGTGAATGCGCTGGTGCTCGACACCGAGGTGTACTCGAACACCGGTGGGCAGGCGTCCAAGGCGACGCCGCGCGGCGCAGTGGCGAAGTTTGCGGCCAGTGGTAAGCCCGCTGCGAAGAAGGACCTGGGGATGATGGCGATGTGCTACGGCAACATCTACGTGGCGCGCGTCGCTCTGGGCGCCAATCCGCGGCAGACGCTGCAGGCGTTCCTTGAGGCGGAGGCGTATGACGGGCCGTCGCTGATCATCGCCTACTCACACTGTATTGCGCACGGCATCAACATGCAGAAAGGGCTCGAGCAGCAGAAGCTGGCGGTACAGAGCGGCCACTGGCTGCTGTACCGGTACAATCCCGAGCTGGCTGCGCAGGGCAAGTCACCGCTGATTCTCGACTCCCGCGCGCCGTCGATTCCGCTGAAGGCCTACGCGTACAACGAGACGCGCTTCAAGATGCTGGCGATGAGCCGGCCGCAGGAGGCCGAACGCCTGCTGCAGCTGGCGCAAGCGGACGTGGAGCGCCGCTGGCAGCTCTATCAGCGCTGGATGGCGGAAGATGCGAAGGCCGCGGAATCCCCGGCGCGGGCTTGA
- a CDS encoding dihydroorotate dehydrogenase-like protein, protein MDLTTTYMGLKLRNPLAAAASPLSQRLDDLRRLEDAGAGAVVMFSIFEEQIHHDAEALDHLMSAGAESYAEALSYFPDVGDYLVGPERYLELVHEASQALSIPVIGSLNGVSKEGWIDYARRIEQAGARAIELNTYYLATDPDRSGAEVEQMYVDVVSAVARSVQVPIAVKIGPFFSSIANMVRRLEQAGARGVVLFNRFYQPDFDLDEMDVRSDLHLSTPAEMRLPLRWIAILHGRVNLSLAATTGVHSGLDVAKLLLAGADLVQTCSALLKNGIGHLRTMLQELESWMAEKEYESVAQMRGAMSQRAVANPAAFERANYIRILEEYKSRYAIA, encoded by the coding sequence ATGGACCTGACGACCACCTACATGGGCTTGAAGCTTCGAAATCCGCTGGCCGCGGCCGCTTCGCCGCTTTCGCAGCGGCTGGACGACCTGCGCCGCTTGGAGGACGCGGGCGCCGGCGCGGTGGTGATGTTCTCGATCTTTGAGGAGCAGATTCACCACGACGCGGAAGCGCTGGATCACCTCATGAGCGCGGGCGCGGAAAGCTACGCGGAGGCGCTCTCCTACTTCCCGGATGTGGGCGACTACCTGGTGGGACCGGAGCGCTATCTGGAGCTCGTACACGAGGCATCGCAGGCGCTGTCCATCCCGGTGATCGGCAGCTTGAATGGCGTTTCCAAGGAGGGATGGATTGACTATGCGCGGCGCATCGAGCAGGCGGGCGCGCGGGCGATCGAGCTGAACACCTACTACCTGGCGACCGACCCGGATCGGTCCGGCGCGGAGGTCGAGCAGATGTACGTGGATGTCGTCAGCGCGGTCGCGCGATCGGTTCAGGTGCCGATCGCGGTCAAAATCGGGCCGTTCTTCAGTTCGATCGCGAACATGGTGCGCCGGCTGGAGCAGGCCGGCGCGCGCGGTGTGGTGCTCTTCAACCGTTTCTATCAGCCCGACTTTGACCTCGACGAAATGGACGTCCGCTCGGACCTTCACCTGAGCACGCCGGCGGAGATGCGGCTGCCGCTGCGGTGGATCGCGATTCTGCACGGCCGCGTAAACCTCTCGCTGGCGGCGACCACCGGTGTGCATAGCGGGCTAGACGTCGCAAAGCTTCTGCTGGCCGGCGCGGACCTGGTGCAGACCTGCTCCGCGTTGCTGAAAAACGGGATCGGCCATCTGCGCACCATGTTGCAGGAGCTGGAGAGCTGGATGGCGGAAAAAGAGTACGAGTCGGTCGCACAAATGCGCGGCGCGATGAGCCAGCGGGCGGTCGCGAATCCGGCTGCGTTCGAGCGCGCCAACTACATCCGGATTCTCGAAGAGTACAAGAGCCGCTATGCGATCGCCTGA
- a CDS encoding MlaD family protein yields MRRERIRETSMEVTVGAFLFMVLLALAVFTIILSRQSLFERTVYYEVTFRTVLGVREGDNVYLRGVIIGKVDDVIVERQGVRVRLAVNRPLDLRENYRIEILPSSLLGGRYLEIEEGDEDRPAIPPGTPLVGTTPKDLLDEATRVVASIRSTLEGGVLDNARTIVSNVNAIVARVERGEGTLGRLVRDETVYNDARAIVANVREISERLNRGEGSLGRLLSDDGSIYRDIEQTAANLRRASDDLAQGRGLLGKLISSDDAVYDDLRATVASVREVAEGLRRGEGTLGRLLKETEVYEDLKQALRELRATIDDFRETAPITTFSSIFLGAF; encoded by the coding sequence ATGAGACGGGAACGGATTCGCGAGACTTCAATGGAGGTCACCGTCGGCGCGTTCCTGTTCATGGTGCTGCTCGCGCTGGCGGTCTTTACGATCATTCTCAGCCGCCAGAGCCTGTTCGAGCGCACCGTCTACTACGAGGTCACGTTCCGCACGGTGCTGGGTGTGCGCGAGGGGGACAACGTCTACCTCCGCGGCGTGATCATCGGCAAGGTGGACGACGTGATCGTGGAGCGCCAGGGGGTGCGCGTGCGACTGGCGGTGAACCGCCCTCTCGACCTTCGCGAAAATTACCGCATCGAAATCCTTCCCTCCTCGCTGCTGGGCGGCCGCTACCTCGAAATCGAGGAGGGCGACGAGGACCGGCCCGCGATCCCGCCCGGCACGCCGCTGGTGGGCACCACGCCGAAAGACCTGCTCGACGAAGCGACCCGCGTGGTCGCTTCGATCCGGTCCACGCTGGAGGGCGGCGTGCTCGACAATGCGCGCACGATCGTTTCGAACGTGAACGCGATCGTTGCGCGGGTCGAGCGCGGCGAGGGTACGCTCGGGCGGCTCGTTCGCGACGAGACGGTGTACAACGACGCTCGCGCGATCGTCGCCAACGTCCGCGAGATCAGCGAGCGGCTGAACCGCGGCGAAGGTTCACTCGGCCGGCTGCTATCGGACGACGGGTCGATCTACCGGGACATCGAACAAACCGCCGCGAATCTCCGGCGCGCCTCCGACGATCTCGCGCAGGGCCGCGGACTGCTCGGCAAGCTGATCTCAAGCGATGATGCCGTTTACGACGACCTGCGTGCCACGGTCGCGTCGGTCCGGGAGGTGGCGGAGGGGCTGCGGCGGGGTGAGGGCACGCTGGGCCGGCTGCTGAAAGAAACGGAGGTCTACGAAGACCTGAAACAGGCACTTCGTGAGCTGCGCGCGACCATTGACGACTTCCGCGAAACCGCACCGATCACCACTTTTTCGAGTATTTTCCTCGGAGCGTTCTGA
- a CDS encoding ROK family protein: MKPALGVDFGGTAVKIGLVNAQGRVLGEDGFATAGVRGVERWLDEVAAAAERLGVPAGRWSRELSGIGVGVPGFVDFERGFIHNLTNVPGWTAVHLARLMRERFGVPVVVDNDCNAMAFGECQFGAGRRYRHAVFLTLGTGVGGGIVLDGRVWRGAYSMAGEIGHVPIDLHGVRTPTGRGGLEEYVGNRQIVRRARRLLRHRRSILPDLVGGNLRELTPRHLADAAAKGDAVALEVFDYMADCLATALAGITYLLQPEAFIVGGGVAAAGDVLFGPLRRHLTERLSPFFAKYIRVEPAALGNRGGMIGAAALVLKSNESSPCIGPRSRRARRS, translated from the coding sequence ATGAAACCAGCACTGGGCGTGGATTTTGGTGGCACCGCGGTGAAAATCGGCCTGGTCAACGCGCAGGGGCGCGTGCTCGGCGAGGACGGCTTCGCCACCGCCGGCGTCCGCGGAGTCGAGCGATGGCTGGACGAGGTCGCTGCCGCGGCAGAACGGCTGGGGGTTCCCGCCGGCCGGTGGTCGCGGGAGCTCTCCGGCATCGGCGTCGGCGTGCCCGGGTTTGTAGATTTCGAACGCGGATTCATTCACAACCTGACGAACGTACCCGGCTGGACCGCAGTACACCTCGCGCGGCTGATGCGGGAGCGGTTTGGTGTACCGGTGGTGGTGGACAACGACTGCAACGCAATGGCGTTCGGGGAGTGTCAGTTCGGCGCGGGCCGCCGCTATCGTCACGCGGTGTTTCTCACGCTCGGCACCGGTGTCGGCGGCGGGATTGTGCTGGATGGCCGCGTCTGGCGGGGCGCATATTCGATGGCCGGCGAGATCGGCCACGTGCCGATCGATCTGCACGGCGTGCGCACGCCGACCGGCCGCGGAGGACTGGAAGAATATGTCGGCAACCGGCAGATCGTCCGTCGTGCCCGCCGCCTGCTCCGTCACCGGCGGTCAATTCTGCCGGATCTGGTGGGTGGCAACCTGCGCGAGCTGACCCCGCGGCACCTCGCCGACGCCGCTGCGAAGGGCGACGCGGTTGCGCTGGAGGTGTTCGACTACATGGCCGACTGTCTGGCCACCGCGCTGGCCGGCATCACCTACCTGCTGCAGCCCGAGGCGTTCATCGTCGGTGGCGGCGTCGCAGCCGCCGGCGACGTGCTGTTTGGGCCGTTGCGCCGTCATCTGACAGAACGGCTGAGCCCGTTCTTCGCCAAATACATTCGCGTGGAACCAGCGGCGCTGGGCAACCGCGGTGGGATGATTGGCGCCGCCGCGCTGGTGTTGAAGTCGAACGAGTCTTCCCCATGCATCGGCCCGCGGTCCAGACGCGCTCGGCGGTCGTAA
- a CDS encoding ferredoxin — MKATVDANTCTGCELCCDAVPDVFVMDGSVAKVKVDEVPAGLEDAVRDAAANCPVQAIQVTE, encoded by the coding sequence ATGAAAGCGACGGTGGACGCGAATACCTGCACCGGGTGCGAGCTTTGCTGTGATGCGGTGCCGGACGTGTTTGTGATGGACGGCTCGGTCGCGAAGGTGAAGGTGGACGAGGTGCCGGCCGGGCTGGAGGATGCGGTCCGCGACGCGGCCGCCAACTGCCCGGTGCAGGCGATTCAGGTGACCGAGTAA
- a CDS encoding lysophospholipid acyltransferase family protein, translating into MARPRHVAEYVALRGALMVAGVLPYGVALRLAAAAARILFDFGWRRSEAMRRVAGVLGAGAAAEKIAREGLRHFFWAVVDAVYAPRHSPEWVRRHFRVEGEDHLRRALAEGRGAVLAVPHLGSWEMAGMLGPLFGYRLVALVARQRNPLVDRHLVRWRARRGVTVVPRGGTATRRILRALAEGAVLAMPVDLRSPRPGVRAVFLGREANLAGGLAFFAELGHAPVLPCAVWRTSTFDHTVRIWPAVRPPSEGSRHERRRRLLQDVLDVLTPVILERPEQYFWYNRRWVLDPLPAAGDAPAGRLSRPARPVD; encoded by the coding sequence ATGGCCCGGCCGCGGCATGTTGCCGAGTATGTTGCGCTGCGCGGCGCGCTGATGGTCGCCGGGGTGCTCCCCTACGGGGTGGCGCTCCGGCTGGCGGCAGCGGCCGCGCGGATCCTCTTCGACTTCGGGTGGCGGCGGTCCGAAGCGATGCGCCGCGTGGCCGGGGTGTTGGGCGCGGGCGCGGCGGCGGAGAAAATCGCCAGGGAGGGGCTGCGCCATTTTTTCTGGGCGGTGGTGGATGCGGTGTACGCCCCACGACATTCGCCCGAATGGGTGCGGCGACATTTTCGCGTGGAGGGGGAGGATCACCTTCGCCGAGCCCTGGCGGAGGGCCGTGGCGCCGTCCTCGCCGTGCCCCACCTCGGCAGCTGGGAGATGGCGGGCATGCTCGGACCGCTGTTCGGCTACCGGCTGGTCGCCCTCGTCGCGCGGCAGCGGAATCCGCTGGTGGACCGCCACCTCGTTCGCTGGCGCGCGCGGCGGGGGGTGACGGTGGTGCCGCGGGGCGGAACCGCGACGCGACGGATCCTCCGGGCGCTTGCGGAGGGGGCGGTGCTGGCGATGCCGGTCGATCTGCGCTCGCCGCGCCCTGGGGTACGTGCGGTGTTTCTCGGCCGGGAGGCGAATCTCGCTGGCGGGCTCGCCTTTTTTGCGGAACTGGGGCATGCGCCGGTGCTACCGTGCGCGGTCTGGCGAACCTCCACTTTCGATCACACCGTGCGGATCTGGCCGGCGGTGCGGCCGCCATCGGAGGGATCTCGGCATGAGCGGAGGCGTCGCCTCCTGCAGGATGTGCTTGATGTGCTGACGCCGGTGATCCTCGAGCGGCCGGAACAGTATTTCTGGTACAACCGGCGCTGGGTTCTCGATCCCTTGCCCGCGGCAGGAGATGCGCCCGCCGGGCGGCTCAGCCGTCCGGCACGGCCCGTCGATTGA
- a CDS encoding ATP-binding protein, whose translation MLTTVLATLLWMTGLAELVAAASLFRRTRRPGIRPLAVLLAALSVYTVAYGFEILRPSIPWMLGWLRVEYLGVPFIGWAWWWLAWEVSSGRSGAPRWRGWLAVVPACTAAVALLGGGSQWIHAPPHEVRLSPIPIFQFEPGPLYRAIWAYNWTLAALGTSRLLTRAAIYGGVYRRQLRVWLAAFAVPALANLAYAAGLQPSGAFDINPFAFAIGGAIVAPVVLRRSLLDVIPIARARALDALSEGVIVMDADGVVLDVNPAAARMIGAARIGRSCELAFEMSAEFGRAISAAEGSGPKILHDAGPSRRVIEWRQQPIGDPASPEGRVVWLRDITEEYRMQAELRARDRLLAALARSARLLLGPAGLPELRGYIHELGQSSGVERLHLILGTLPDGTTLSAPVEVARWDAAEPTAVSPTPPRCPAENAADVLREWVADLRGAQSVAGMRETFAPPARALLETLGLSAAVAAPILWGRDAGGLLMLGLTREHRAPTAAEIEFVHGAALHLALALRRDRMEAAAHEARQTESVGRLAAGLARDFNNLNQVVLGYTETLRDAFCEGDSRRADLAEIEGAARRAVQITRQLLAVGESLNLSMVPMEVHALLRHLAPMIERMLGPSIVMELRLDAPDDHVIADASLIEYAFLGLVANARDAMPLGGQLLIRTRNIEIATGDTAIGELAAGRYLGVDVSDNGIGMNETTRSHLFEPFFSRNPGGRSIGLNLAAIRGTLKQHGGDVRVESVEGRGSTFTVLLPVRAPPSPSAAAPATAQAV comes from the coding sequence ATGCTGACGACAGTGCTGGCGACGCTGCTGTGGATGACCGGCCTGGCGGAGCTGGTTGCCGCCGCGAGCCTATTCCGGCGCACCCGCCGCCCCGGCATCCGGCCGTTGGCCGTGTTGCTGGCCGCGCTCAGCGTGTACACGGTTGCGTACGGCTTTGAGATTCTGCGCCCGTCGATCCCCTGGATGCTCGGCTGGCTCCGGGTCGAATATCTGGGGGTACCGTTCATCGGATGGGCATGGTGGTGGCTCGCCTGGGAAGTCTCCTCCGGGCGCAGTGGCGCGCCCCGGTGGCGTGGCTGGCTCGCGGTGGTGCCGGCGTGCACCGCGGCGGTTGCGCTATTGGGCGGTGGGAGTCAGTGGATCCATGCCCCCCCACATGAGGTCCGACTTTCCCCGATACCGATCTTTCAGTTCGAGCCCGGTCCGCTCTACAGGGCGATTTGGGCCTACAACTGGACGCTCGCCGCGCTCGGCACATCGCGGCTGCTGACGCGAGCCGCCATTTATGGCGGTGTCTATCGGCGCCAGCTCCGCGTCTGGTTGGCCGCGTTTGCGGTGCCCGCGCTCGCCAATCTCGCCTATGCGGCCGGCCTGCAACCGTCGGGCGCGTTCGACATCAACCCGTTCGCCTTCGCCATCGGTGGGGCGATTGTCGCCCCCGTGGTTCTCCGTAGATCGCTGCTGGATGTGATCCCGATTGCGCGGGCCCGCGCGTTGGACGCGCTCAGCGAGGGTGTCATCGTGATGGACGCCGACGGTGTGGTGCTCGATGTGAATCCCGCCGCGGCTCGAATGATCGGTGCCGCCCGGATTGGGCGCTCCTGCGAGCTCGCGTTCGAGATGTCGGCGGAGTTCGGACGCGCAATCTCCGCTGCAGAGGGGAGTGGCCCCAAGATTCTCCATGACGCCGGGCCCTCCCGGCGAGTGATCGAGTGGCGGCAACAACCGATCGGCGATCCCGCCTCGCCGGAGGGCCGCGTGGTCTGGCTGCGGGACATTACGGAGGAGTACCGAATGCAGGCCGAGCTCCGCGCCCGGGACCGGTTGCTCGCCGCGCTCGCCCGATCGGCCCGGCTGCTGCTGGGGCCGGCCGGCCTGCCGGAACTGCGCGGCTACATCCACGAGCTCGGCCAATCCTCCGGGGTGGAGCGTCTGCACCTGATCCTCGGAACGTTGCCGGACGGCACCACGCTGAGCGCACCGGTGGAGGTCGCGCGGTGGGATGCCGCGGAGCCGACGGCGGTCTCGCCGACGCCACCGCGCTGCCCCGCCGAGAACGCTGCCGATGTGCTCCGCGAGTGGGTGGCCGACCTGCGAGGGGCACAGAGCGTGGCGGGCATGCGGGAGACGTTTGCGCCTCCCGCGCGCGCGCTCCTGGAAACCCTGGGCTTGTCGGCAGCGGTCGCCGCACCGATTCTCTGGGGTCGCGATGCCGGCGGTCTGCTGATGCTCGGCCTCACGCGCGAGCACCGCGCGCCCACCGCCGCGGAAATCGAGTTTGTGCACGGCGCCGCGCTGCATCTCGCGCTCGCGCTGCGGCGCGACCGGATGGAGGCCGCGGCGCACGAGGCGCGCCAGACCGAATCCGTCGGCCGGCTGGCGGCCGGTCTCGCGCGCGATTTTAATAATCTCAACCAGGTCGTGCTCGGCTACACGGAGACGCTGCGCGACGCGTTCTGCGAGGGGGATTCGCGCCGTGCCGACCTCGCAGAGATTGAAGGTGCGGCCCGGCGTGCCGTGCAGATCACCCGTCAGCTGCTGGCCGTCGGCGAATCGCTGAACCTCTCCATGGTACCGATGGAGGTGCACGCGCTGCTGCGCCATCTGGCCCCGATGATCGAACGCATGCTCGGTCCCTCAATCGTCATGGAGCTGCGACTGGACGCGCCCGACGACCACGTCATCGCCGACGCATCGCTCATCGAGTACGCGTTCCTCGGTCTGGTCGCGAACGCGCGGGACGCAATGCCGCTGGGGGGACAGCTTCTCATCCGTACCCGCAACATCGAAATTGCCACGGGAGACACTGCGATTGGCGAGCTTGCCGCCGGCCGCTACCTGGGTGTGGACGTTAGCGACAACGGCATCGGCATGAACGAGACCACGCGCAGCCATCTGTTCGAGCCGTTCTTTTCGAGGAACCCCGGGGGGCGGAGCATCGGCCTGAACCTCGCGGCAATTCGCGGCACGCTCAAGCAGCATGGAGGGGATGTTCGGGTCGAATCGGTTGAGGGCCGAGGTTCCACCTTCACCGTGCTGCTGCCGGTTCGCGCGCCTCCTTCCCCCTCGGCTGCGGCGCCGGCCACTGCGCAGGCCGTTTGA
- a CDS encoding SDR family NAD(P)-dependent oxidoreductase, which yields MHRPAVQTRSAVVTGCSTGIGRATALLLRERGWRVLPTARKPEDLDRLRSEGFEAVRLDLADEASVEAAAREVLERLHDGLGGIVNNAGIGVGGAVEDLSREALRRQFEVNVFGLVDFTNRLLPAMRAQGWGRIVNVSSVLGRVATPLVGAYCASKFALEALSDAWRVELWATGIAVSVIEPGPIESEFRRNAAETAARLLDPERSRFGREIRRQIERRQARDEGRRRWMWPPETVARAIAHALESQRPRRRYPVTWPARAGALAARFAPMAWLDWINRRAVPDG from the coding sequence ATGCATCGGCCCGCGGTCCAGACGCGCTCGGCGGTCGTAACCGGCTGTTCAACCGGTATTGGTCGCGCGACCGCGCTGCTGCTTCGAGAGCGCGGCTGGCGGGTGCTGCCCACCGCGCGCAAGCCGGAGGACCTCGATCGCCTCCGGAGCGAAGGATTCGAGGCGGTGCGGCTCGATCTGGCCGATGAGGCCTCGGTCGAAGCGGCAGCCCGGGAAGTTCTGGAGCGGCTGCACGACGGCCTCGGCGGCATTGTAAACAATGCCGGCATCGGCGTGGGCGGTGCGGTCGAGGATCTCTCGCGCGAGGCGTTGCGCCGCCAGTTCGAGGTGAACGTGTTCGGATTGGTGGATTTCACAAACCGGCTTCTGCCCGCGATGCGCGCGCAGGGCTGGGGCCGCATTGTGAACGTCAGCTCCGTGCTCGGCCGTGTTGCGACGCCGCTGGTCGGCGCCTACTGTGCGAGCAAGTTTGCGCTCGAAGCGCTCTCCGACGCGTGGCGGGTGGAGTTGTGGGCGACTGGTATCGCCGTGAGTGTGATCGAGCCCGGGCCCATTGAGTCCGAGTTTCGACGCAACGCCGCGGAGACGGCAGCTCGGCTGCTGGATCCGGAGCGCTCGCGGTTCGGCCGGGAAATTCGCCGCCAGATTGAACGCCGACAGGCCCGCGACGAAGGCCGCCGCAGATGGATGTGGCCGCCGGAGACCGTCGCGCGGGCGATCGCGCACGCGCTGGAGTCGCAACGGCCACGCCGGAGGTATCCGGTCACCTGGCCGGCCCGGGCCGGCGCGCTTGCCGCGCGCTTCGCGCCGATGGCCTGGCTCGACTGGATCAATCGACGGGCCGTGCCGGACGGCTGA